From bacterium, one genomic window encodes:
- a CDS encoding helix-turn-helix domain-containing protein — MSRRKSQKQREEPIQDFGKKLLYNLEEAGALLSLSSWTVRDYVKTGVIKAAKVPHPFNPHKFLSKPILIHRDELESFAEKCRSKEVA, encoded by the coding sequence ATGTCTAGAAGGAAATCTCAAAAACAAAGAGAAGAGCCGATCCAAGACTTCGGCAAAAAGTTGCTTTACAATCTCGAGGAAGCGGGAGCACTGCTAAGTCTTTCTTCCTGGACGGTTCGAGATTATGTGAAGACGGGCGTGATTAAAGCGGCGAAGGTCCCGCATCCCTTCAACCCCCACAAATTTCTCAGCAAACCAATATTGATTCACAGAGATGAATTAGAATCATTTGCTGAGAAATGCAGAAGCAAGGAAGTTGCATAA
- a CDS encoding sigma 54-interacting transcriptional regulator, producing MIKASPLFKEKCSEIVQAEIALNEHLGSEDLPYHVIERVRDLMEAEYASFVLQENRVVKYSASTDGAWNQRKPSHTVIQEALANGYALRNPSDPSTATESQISQNIRSCIAVRIDIAGSVRGAVYCDIRTKKKEFSQADVELLSQICRFFSIYFFSFSLLESSRDLFEENAQTLTDKINEHAGLNRIIGVSHAMVQLREEIAHAARHNWPVLIQGDTGTGKELVARAIHYLSERARKPLVVVNCAALNPGLIEAELFGVKKGAYTGAEYRKGRIQSADGGTLFLDEVGELPYDVQAKLLRAVEFNEVQMLGTDELVENVDFRLITATNRNLHQMVKEGKFRLDFLERIRVKRIWVAPLKDRRQDIPLLAEFYSHPKQISKEAIDYLKDLDYPGNVRRLKTIVIMARDHCSGVQIEKKDLQDIVYSLDEEYPAECREAVPADEEAVENLDWYRFRRKSQRAVREYTLVRKTDHLSFDELILRLTPEWKSDVIELRDKLTSLYEKCGKSWFKVAREIFNLEKSEKSNFVAWIYILQGKGILPKTKREKVAVS from the coding sequence ATGATAAAAGCAAGCCCCTTATTTAAAGAAAAGTGCTCCGAAATCGTTCAAGCGGAGATCGCCCTGAATGAACATTTGGGTTCCGAGGATTTACCTTACCATGTCATTGAGAGGGTCCGGGATCTTATGGAGGCAGAATACGCAAGCTTTGTGCTTCAGGAAAACCGTGTCGTTAAGTATTCAGCCTCTACTGACGGGGCTTGGAATCAGCGAAAGCCTTCCCATACTGTCATTCAAGAGGCTTTGGCAAATGGTTATGCATTGAGAAATCCTAGCGATCCATCCACTGCGACCGAATCGCAGATATCGCAGAACATCCGTTCTTGCATTGCGGTCCGAATCGATATTGCAGGCTCTGTTCGCGGTGCCGTTTACTGTGATATCAGAACTAAGAAAAAGGAGTTTTCCCAGGCGGATGTTGAACTCTTATCGCAGATTTGCCGCTTCTTTTCGATATATTTCTTTTCCTTCTCACTGTTGGAATCGAGTAGGGATCTTTTTGAAGAAAACGCACAGACCTTAACCGACAAAATCAATGAACATGCGGGATTGAATCGTATCATTGGGGTATCACACGCCATGGTTCAACTGCGAGAGGAAATCGCGCACGCCGCCCGGCACAATTGGCCGGTCTTGATTCAAGGAGACACCGGTACCGGTAAAGAATTGGTGGCACGTGCTATCCACTATTTATCTGAACGCGCCCGTAAACCTTTAGTTGTTGTGAATTGTGCCGCTCTAAACCCTGGACTGATCGAGGCAGAATTATTCGGTGTCAAAAAAGGTGCGTATACGGGGGCGGAGTACCGCAAGGGCCGAATCCAATCTGCGGATGGCGGCACACTTTTTCTTGATGAAGTGGGAGAGTTACCCTATGACGTTCAAGCCAAGCTTCTGCGAGCGGTTGAGTTCAACGAAGTGCAGATGCTTGGAACCGATGAGCTGGTTGAGAACGTCGACTTCAGACTGATCACAGCTACAAACCGCAATCTGCACCAGATGGTGAAGGAAGGAAAGTTCCGTCTTGACTTCTTGGAACGGATCCGTGTTAAACGAATATGGGTTGCGCCGCTCAAAGATCGAAGACAGGACATTCCACTATTGGCCGAGTTTTACTCCCATCCGAAACAGATTAGCAAAGAGGCAATCGATTATTTGAAGGATTTGGATTACCCAGGCAACGTTCGACGTCTGAAGACAATCGTTATCATGGCGAGAGACCACTGCTCAGGCGTTCAGATTGAAAAGAAGGATCTGCAGGACATTGTTTACAGTCTGGATGAGGAATATCCGGCTGAGTGCCGGGAGGCCGTTCCAGCAGATGAGGAAGCAGTGGAGAATTTAGACTGGTACAGATTCCGGAGAAAGTCTCAGAGAGCAGTGCGGGAGTACACGTTGGTTCGAAAAACGGATCATCTCAGTTTCGATGAACTGATACTCCGGCTGACACCGGAATGGAAATCTGACGTAATCGAATTGCGCGACAAGTTAACGTCACTTTACGAAAAATGCGGAAAGAGCTGGTTTAAAGTGGCCCGCGAAATTTTCAATTTAGAAAAGAGCGAGAAGAGCAATTTCGTGGCGTGGATCTACATACTTCAGGGGAAGGGAATATTACCGAAAACCAAGCGCGAGAAAGTCGCGGTTTCTTGA
- a CDS encoding serine/threonine protein kinase, translating to MHSEINRKVWGLAIQRGIVGLEDLMNILGEDQLESLLAEVCESTEDDCVEPDVAVQAATQEVESKPVHGVWFGRYEQPVFLGEGATGRVFTAFDPVLRRYVAVKLLKTEDMELRERLIREARAQARVQHPNVCAIYEAGEIQGQAYIVMQYINGGTLKQIQKKLSLREKTQIMRDVANGLHAAHLAGIVHRDVKPSNIMVERTETDELIARIIDFGFARVLDALELTRPGTIIGSPLYMSPEQARGETEKIDSRTDTYALGVTLYELLVGTPPYERHDICTVLKRTNVPAKLEMIVLKCLEKEQERRYDSARALSDDLNRFLLEEPVNARYASALVEQRS from the coding sequence ATGCATAGTGAAATCAACAGGAAGGTCTGGGGACTTGCGATTCAAAGGGGTATCGTTGGACTTGAAGATCTGATGAATATACTCGGCGAAGACCAGCTTGAAAGTCTTCTCGCAGAAGTCTGTGAGTCGACGGAAGACGATTGCGTCGAGCCGGATGTTGCTGTTCAGGCCGCTACTCAGGAGGTTGAAAGTAAACCCGTCCACGGAGTTTGGTTCGGCCGGTATGAGCAGCCAGTATTTCTGGGTGAAGGCGCGACTGGGCGAGTGTTCACAGCATTTGATCCAGTACTTCGCAGGTATGTTGCTGTGAAGCTTCTGAAAACAGAAGATATGGAACTGAGAGAGCGCCTTATCAGAGAAGCACGCGCACAGGCCCGCGTTCAGCACCCCAATGTCTGTGCCATTTATGAGGCCGGTGAAATCCAGGGCCAGGCATACATTGTCATGCAGTACATCAACGGAGGTACACTGAAGCAGATTCAGAAAAAACTTAGCTTGAGAGAAAAGACACAAATCATGCGAGACGTCGCGAATGGCTTGCATGCAGCTCATCTCGCCGGCATCGTGCACCGCGATGTTAAGCCATCCAATATCATGGTTGAACGTACTGAAACTGACGAACTGATAGCACGGATCATCGATTTCGGATTCGCACGGGTTCTGGATGCATTGGAATTAACCAGACCAGGCACGATCATTGGAAGCCCTCTGTATATGTCTCCAGAACAAGCAAGAGGTGAAACCGAAAAAATTGACAGTCGAACCGACACATACGCCCTTGGCGTAACTCTTTATGAACTGCTTGTTGGTACACCTCCTTACGAACGGCACGACATCTGTACGGTCTTAAAGAGAACAAACGTTCCAGCCAAACTGGAGATGATCGTTCTAAAATGTCTCGAGAAAGAACAGGAAAGAAGGTACGACTCAGCCAGGGCGCTTTCTGATGATCTGAACCGTTTTCTTCTGGAGGAGCCGGTAAACGCACGCTATGCGTCTGCATTGGTTGAGCAGAGAAGCTGA